In a genomic window of Branchiostoma floridae strain S238N-H82 chromosome 19, Bfl_VNyyK, whole genome shotgun sequence:
- the LOC118406363 gene encoding F-box/WD repeat-containing protein 7-like encodes MSGSVKVESGPADSATWRMSTVTAGSKGSRGKTTKGPSKDTSAQSQDKEARVPWESFGGRIKTPNTVEFDRQLDHVAKWVEEWSHKKRIIVLEALLKRCNYQQFQFLWTVSQPTLHRDFMFAAKRDYPSTKFVPISTHLTREIRHRLELYRSDKTHRLKSALLQTPSDVKHANQPETAFPRIDDSRSQHGKRSQIPLSRSTGSVKLPSIRQESAASGGGLVQKELSQSAPVSQWLKGMPSRRHVQEELSPRGEGSFGKIVPSAGAMRKAVNESFLSKDERAQTRSGILPREAWQLILWFEQSWDDVKRNEFLHKLLLKLDPRQHYFISSYLSVKQYRDFITLLPEHLALKILSYLKPTELLSASRVSQAWNRIISDQGLWRVKCYETVMKLPITAHVQDWKKLYKDNWFLQRNWDIGRCRITEIRGHSDKVLSVAFEGRRMASGSADKLVRVWDIKTGNLLHTLKGHTKGIWCLQFFTKHLILSGSYDSTIKIWNLRTNTCARTLFGHEGPVWALVRKDVMMVTGSQDKTAKIWEIRRCRLAHTLKGHSAAVFAVDMDDDCTIVITGSADRSIRIWSCESGRSLKTIWASHTTSIMTVSYHRGFFACSAGGMIFLWNLKTATCIKKFHEHEKRVEKLQLQITNPEKVEGLMVSAGKDGMIKYWDISKDKSIQTMRGHKGQINCIQFDETKMATASADGKIRVWDFHISSKTDTNVVRVKDYVDPT; translated from the exons ATGTCGGGATCCGTAAAAGTGGAGTCAGGACCTGCAGACAGCGCTACCTGGCGGATGTCTACTGTAACTGCAGGTAGTAAAGGGAGTCGTGGGAAGACTACAAAAGGTCCGTCCAAAGACACTTCTGCGCAGTCTCAGGATAAAGAGGCGCGGGTTCCATGGGAGTCGTTCGGCGGCAGGATCAAAACTCCTAACACCGTGGAGTTTGATCGACAGTTGGATCACGTGGCTAAATGGGTGGAAGAGTGGAGCCATAAAAAG AGAATCATAGTCCTGGAGGCCCTACTGAAGAGATGTAACTACCAACAGTTCCAGTTCTTATGGACGGTGTCACAACCCACCCTacacag GGACTTCATGTTTGCTGCGAAGCGGGACTACCCCAGCACCAAGTTTGTACCGATCAGCACACACCTGACACGGGAGATCAGGCATCGGCTGGAGCTGTACAG GAGTGACAAGACACACAGACTGAAGAGCGCGCTCTTACAGACCCCGTCTGACGTCAAACACGCCAACCAACCAGAGACGGCCTTTCCCAGGATAGACGACAGCAGATCTCAACACGG CAAAAGGTCGCAGATTCCATTGTCAAGAAGTACCGGAAGTGTAAAACTGCCGAGTATCAGGCAAGAGTCCGCGGCTTCCGGCGGAGGACTTGTCCAGAAGGAGTTGTCTCAATCCGCACCTGTGTCACAGTG GCTGAAGGGGATGCCCAGTCGGAGACATGTGCAGGAGGAGCTCAGTCCCAGAGGAGAGGGGTCGTTCGGGAAGATCGTTCCTTCGGCGGGCGCCATGCGGAAGGCCGTCAATGAGTCGTTCCTCAGCAAG GACGAGCGAGCGCAGACGCGGTCAGGTATCTTACCGAGGGAGGCGTGGCAGCTCATCCTGTGGTTCGAGCAGTCCTGGGACG atgTGAAGAGGAACGAGTTTCTCCACAAGTTACTCCTGAAGCTGGACCCGAGACAACACTACTTCATCTCATCCTACCTGTCG GTAAAACAGTACCGCGACTTCATCACGTTACTGCCCGAGCACCTGGCGCTGAAGATCCTGAGCTACCTGAAGCCGACGGAGCTCCTTTCGGCGTCCCGAGTCAGCCAGGCCTGGAACCGCATCATCAGCGACCAGGGGCTGTGGAGGGTCAAGTGTTACGAGACCGTCATGA AGCTGCCCATCACAGCGCATGTGCAGGATTGGAAGAAGCTGTACAAGGACAACTGGTTCCTGCAGAGGAACTGGGATATCGGCAGGTGTCGCATCACGGAGATCAGAGGTCACTCGGACAA GGTGTTGTCAGTGGCGTTTGAAGGCAGGCGGATGGCCAGCGGAAGTGCAGACAAACTTGTCCGAGTCTGGGACATCAAGACTGGCAACCTGCTGCACACACTGAAGGGACACACG AAAGGCATCtggtgtctgcagttcttcacGAAACACCTGATCCTCAGTGGTTCCTACGACTCCACCATAAAGATCTGGAACCTGCGCACTAACACCTGCGCACGGACGCTGTTCGGGCACGAGGGGCCGGTGTGGGCGCTGGTCAGGAAGGACGTCATGATGGTCACGGGGTCACAGGACAAAACG GCGAAGATTTGGGAGATCCGGCGGTGCCGGCTGGCGCACACGCTGAAGGGGCACTCCGCCGCGGTGTTCGCTGTGGACATGGATGACGACTGCACCATCGTCATCACCGGGTCCGCTGATAGG AGTATCCGTATCTGGAGCTGTGAGAGCGGGCGGAGCCTGAAGACCATCTGGGCCTCCCACACCACCTCCATCATGACGGTCAGCTATCACCGCGGCTTTTTCGCCTGCTCCGCGGGCGGCATGATCTTCCTCTGGAACCTCAAAACCGCCACGTGCATCAAGAAGTTCCACGAACACGAAAAAAG AGTGGAAAAGCTGCAGCTGCAGATCACCAACCCGGAGAAGGTGGAGGGGCTGATGGTGTCAGCCGGGAAGGACGGCATGATCAAGTACTGGGACATCAGCAAGGACAAGTCCATTCAGACCATGAGAGGTCACAAGGGGCAAATCAACTGCATACAGTTCGATGAGACCAAGATGGCGACGGCCTCCGCGGACGGGAAGATTCGGGTTTGGGACTTCCACATTTCTAGTAAAACGGACACGAACGTGGTCAGGGTCAAGGATTACGTGGACCCAACATGA